A single genomic interval of Oryza sativa Japonica Group chromosome 7, ASM3414082v1 harbors:
- the LOC4342484 gene encoding uncharacterized protein has protein sequence MGNSCSSVDESAAAIATLAESAAAGARETVADEFARAAGSGAGGRGDVAGSAAAGVASGAGGRDDAAGDEVVIAGVLSLADGQKAAAAGAISGVESMQSYMRGTRFFCFGERVCSDQMAALKMAAACGSAAGMRAVAMVAARARHAARIAANPDVENPLHDIPEDRPDYMLSAAATGARAGVLCARMKIQAAGGDSTSHAKYVPFLAPFIGGALPGSYAAYHLVKHSPEWVMGVVFGSISLGFFAACTGTVSGLLGTSSATFQYSRFAAITTFTAVWFLFSFAMTSVFSKTWRKILCGFICGVPGVTFVGAWLYSGW, from the exons ATGGGGAACTCCTGCTCCTCCGTCGacgagagcgccgccgccatcgccacatTAGCGGAGAGCGCTGCTGCAGGGGCTCGGGAAACCGTCGCCGACGAGTTCGCCAGGGCAGCGGGGTCGGGAGCGGGAGGGCGAGGCGACGTCGCCGGATCAGCGGCCGCAGGAGTCGCCTCTGGAGCGGGAGGGCGAGACGACGCCGCCGGGGACGAGGTTGTGATCGCTGGCGTCCTGTCGCTGGCCGACGGGCagaaagccgccgccgcgggcgccatTAGCGGGGTCGAGTCGATGCAGTCCTACATGAGAGGTACTCGATTCTTCTGTTTCGGAGAGCGCGTGTGCTCGGACCAGATGGCCGCGCTCAAGATGGCCGCCGCGTGTGGTTCGGCCGCCGGCATGAGGGCGGTAGCCATGGTTGCCGCCCGAGCTCGGCACGCCGCACGGATTGCCGCGAATCCAGACGTTGAGAATCCTCTGCATGATATCCCCGAG GATCGTCCTGATTACATGCTATCCGCCGCTGCCACTGGAGCAAGAGCAGGGGTTCTATGTGCACGGATGAAGATACAAGCAGCTGGTGGTGATTCTACTTCACAT GCGAAGTATGTCCCTTTTCTCGCACCGTTCATTGGAGGTGCACTACCAGGGTCATATGCGGCCTATCACCTCGTGAAACATTCTCCTGAATGGGTCATGGGCGTGGTCTTTGGTAGCATTTCTTTGGGTTTCTTCGCAGCTTGCACAGGAACTGTTTCTGGTTTACTAGGCACGTCATCCGCCACATTCCAGTACAGCAGATTTGCTGCCATTACAACCTTCACGGCTGTATGGTTTTTATTCAGCTTCGCTATGACTTCCGTGTTTTCAAAAACATGGCGCAAGATTCTCTGTGGATTTATATGTGGTGTGCCTGGGGTAACTTTCGTGGGGGCCTGGCTATATTCAGGGTG gTGA
- the LOC107276944 gene encoding blue copper protein 1b: MASRQVLLLAIVSAVALLPAMVSATDYTVGDGHGWTLEYPSTNWADGKSFQIGDKLVFTYTKGKHTVTEVDGAAFHACNRQGNTLMTWNSGNDTVALDKAGKRWFFCNVDNHCELGMKLVVDVADPNAPAPASPPPPPSSSSSAGRLNYRARGGAVAGAVAAAALVWF, encoded by the exons ATGGCTTCCCGGCAAGTGCTGCTCTTGGCCATCGTCTCCGCCGTCGCGTTGCTCCCGGCGATGGTCTCTGCCACGGATTACACCGTCGGCGATGGCCATGGCTGGACTCTCGAGTACCCTTCCACCAACTGGGCCGACGGCAAATCATTCCAAATCGGCGACAAACTAG TGTTCACGTATACTAAGGGCAAGCACACGGTGACGGAGGTGGACGGCGCAGCGTTCCACGCGTGCAACCGGCAGGGCAACACGTTGATGACGTGGAACTCCGGCAACGACACGGTGGCGCTCGACAAGGCCGGCAAGAGGTGGTTCTTCTGCAACGTCGACAACCACTGCGAGCTGGGCATGaagctcgtcgtcgacgtcgccgaccccaacgcgccggcgccggcgtcgccgccgccgccgccgtcttcgtcgtcgtccgccgggCGGCTCAACTACAGGGCCCGCGGTGgcgcggtcgccggcgccgtggctgcggcggcgctcgtGTGGTTCTAG
- the LOC4342485 gene encoding MACPF domain-containing protein At4g24290 isoform X1: protein MAYRAMLQSAAESAIQSIGLGYDIAHDIRLKYCKQRSSPDPLLIELDHDEVQDIVLPGGLTVAGVSKSIKCDKGERTRFRSDVLSFQQMSEQFNQELSLSGKIPSGLFNTMFEFTGCWQKDAANTKSLAFDGWCITLYTVALSKAQIVLRDHVKQAVPSTWEPAALARFIRKFGTHVVVGIKMGGKDIIYLKQQHSSTLQAVDVQKRLKEMSDRRFLDANGQSDFSFKDSYGKDKIDTREHRLRFVDSSPLNSYSSKEDLVMMPKRRGGRDKDILSHSEWLNTVQAEPDVISMSFIPITSLLNGVPGCGFLNHAINLYLRYKPQIEELHQFLEFQLPRQWAPVYSDLPLGPQRKRQSTVSLPVNLIGPKLYVCTNMVDVGKRPVTGIRLFLEGKRSNKLAIHLQHLCSLPQILQLEDDPYNDQTPEAYDRKYYEPIGSWKRFSHVCTAPVESDDSSIVTGAQLEVVSHGFKKILFLRLHFSKVCNATSVRNPEWEGSPNLAQKSGLISTLISTHFSTAAQKPAPRPADVNINSAVYPGGPPVPVQTPKLLKFVDPTEMMRGPQDLPGYWVVSGAKLQLERGKISLRVKYSLLTAMLPDDDEFAFDEEF, encoded by the exons ATGGCATACAGAGCAATGCTGCAAAGTGCTGCGGAGTCTGCTATACAGTCCATTGGTCTTGGTTACGACATTGCTCATGATATACGTCTCAAGTATTGCAAGCAGCGCAGTTCGCCTGACCCGTTGCTCATTGAGCTTGACCATGACGAGGTTCAGGATATTGTGCTCCCTGGTGGACTGACAGTTGCAGGCGTGTCCAAGTCGATTAAGTGTGACAAAGGGGAGCGGACGCGGTTCCGGTCCGATGTCCTGTCATTTCAGCAG ATGTCGGAGCAATTCAACCAGGAATTATCTTTGTCTGGGAAAATTCCATCTGGTTTATTCAATACTATGTTTGAATTTACTGGCTGCTGGCAGAAAGATGCTGCTAATACCAAGTCACTTGCCTTTGATGGTTGGTGTATCACACTGTACACTGTTGCACTCTCAAAGGCACAGATTGTACTCCGGGATCATGTTAAGCAGGCTGTTCCATCAACATGGGAACCTGCTGCATTAGCAAG GTTTATTAGAAAGTTTGGTACTCATGTAGTTGTTGGTATAAAAATGGGAGGCAAggatataatttatttaaaacaACAGCATTCATCAACTTTGCAAGCTGTTGATGTTCAAAAACGATTGAAGGAGATGTCAGACCGAAGATTTCTTGATGCAAACGGGCAATCTGACTTCAGTTTCAAGGATTCCTATGGAAAGGATAAG ATTGACACAAGAGAGCATCGGCTGAGATTTGTGGACTCCAGTCCATTGAATTCTTACTCTTCAAAGGAG GATTTGGTGATGATGCCTAAGCGGAGAGGTGGAAGGGATAAAGATATCCTTTCTCACAGCGAGTGGCTGAATACTGTTCAGGCAGAACCTGATGTTATCTCAATGTCCTTCATACCTATTACTTCACTGTTGAATGGAGTTCCTGGCTGTGGATTTTTAAACCATGCAATTAATCTGTACCTTCGAT ATAAGCCTCAAATTGAAGAGCTGCACCAATTTTTGGAGTTCCAGCTTCCAAGGCAGTGGGCTCCTGTTTACAGTGACCTCCCTCTTGGTCCTCAGAGGAAAAGACAAAGCACTGTATCTTTACCAGTTAATTTAATTGGTCCAAAGCTTTATGTTTGTACCAACATG GTTGATGTGGGCAAAAGACCTGTTACAGGAATCCGGCTGTTTCTTGAAGGAAAAAGGAGCAACAAACTAGCTATCCATCTCCAGCATCTCTGCTCTCTTCCTCAGATTCTTCAGCTTGAAGATGATCCTTACAATGACCAAACTCCAGAAGCATATGACCGCAAGTACTACGAACCAATTGGCTCATGGAAGCGTTTCTCCCATGTCTGCACTGCACCAGTTGAATCAGATGACTCCTCCATTGTCACGGGGGCACAATTAGAAGTGGTTAGCCATGGCTTCAAGAAAATACTGTTCCTTCGCCTCCATTTCTCCAAGGTCTGCAACGCCACTTCCGTCAGGAACCCTGAGTGGGAAGGATCTCCAAACCTGGCTCAGAAATCGGGCCTCATCTCAACACTCATCAGCACACATTTCTCCACAGCAGCTCAAAAGCCCGCGCCTCGCCCTGCTGATGTGAACATCAACTCGGCAGTGTACCCTGGTGGACCCCCTGTTCCAGTGCAGACCCCAAAACTTCTCAAGTTTGTGGATCCAACAGAGATGATGCGTGGACCGCAGGATCTGCCAGGTTATTGGGTGGTCTCAGGTGCGAAGCTGCAGCTCGAGAGGGGCAAGATCTCGCTGCGGGTGAAGTACTCGCTCTTGACAGCAATGTTGCCTGACGACGATGAGTTTGCGTTCGATGAAGAGTTTTAG
- the LOC4342485 gene encoding MACPF domain-containing protein At4g24290 isoform X2, which yields MAYRAMLQSAAESAIQSIGLGYDIAHDIRLKYCKQRSSPDPLLIELDHDEVQDIVLPGGLTVAGVSKSIKCDKGERTRFRSDVLSFQQMSEQFNQELSLSGKIPSGLFNTMFEFTGCWQKDAANTKSLAFDGWCITLYTVALSKAQIVLRDHVKQAVPSTWEPAALARFIRKFGTHVVVGIKMGGKDIIYLKQQHSSTLQAVDVQKRLKEMSDRRFLDANGQSDFSFKDSYGKDKIDTREHRLRFVDSSPLNSYSSKEDLVMMPKRRGGRDKDILSHSEWLNTVQAEPDVISMSFIPITSLLNGVPGCGFLNHAINLYLRYKPQIEELHQFLEFQLPRQWAPVYSDLPLGPQRKRQSTVSLPVNLIGPKLYVCTNMESGCFLKEKGATN from the exons ATGGCATACAGAGCAATGCTGCAAAGTGCTGCGGAGTCTGCTATACAGTCCATTGGTCTTGGTTACGACATTGCTCATGATATACGTCTCAAGTATTGCAAGCAGCGCAGTTCGCCTGACCCGTTGCTCATTGAGCTTGACCATGACGAGGTTCAGGATATTGTGCTCCCTGGTGGACTGACAGTTGCAGGCGTGTCCAAGTCGATTAAGTGTGACAAAGGGGAGCGGACGCGGTTCCGGTCCGATGTCCTGTCATTTCAGCAG ATGTCGGAGCAATTCAACCAGGAATTATCTTTGTCTGGGAAAATTCCATCTGGTTTATTCAATACTATGTTTGAATTTACTGGCTGCTGGCAGAAAGATGCTGCTAATACCAAGTCACTTGCCTTTGATGGTTGGTGTATCACACTGTACACTGTTGCACTCTCAAAGGCACAGATTGTACTCCGGGATCATGTTAAGCAGGCTGTTCCATCAACATGGGAACCTGCTGCATTAGCAAG GTTTATTAGAAAGTTTGGTACTCATGTAGTTGTTGGTATAAAAATGGGAGGCAAggatataatttatttaaaacaACAGCATTCATCAACTTTGCAAGCTGTTGATGTTCAAAAACGATTGAAGGAGATGTCAGACCGAAGATTTCTTGATGCAAACGGGCAATCTGACTTCAGTTTCAAGGATTCCTATGGAAAGGATAAG ATTGACACAAGAGAGCATCGGCTGAGATTTGTGGACTCCAGTCCATTGAATTCTTACTCTTCAAAGGAG GATTTGGTGATGATGCCTAAGCGGAGAGGTGGAAGGGATAAAGATATCCTTTCTCACAGCGAGTGGCTGAATACTGTTCAGGCAGAACCTGATGTTATCTCAATGTCCTTCATACCTATTACTTCACTGTTGAATGGAGTTCCTGGCTGTGGATTTTTAAACCATGCAATTAATCTGTACCTTCGAT ATAAGCCTCAAATTGAAGAGCTGCACCAATTTTTGGAGTTCCAGCTTCCAAGGCAGTGGGCTCCTGTTTACAGTGACCTCCCTCTTGGTCCTCAGAGGAAAAGACAAAGCACTGTATCTTTACCAGTTAATTTAATTGGTCCAAAGCTTTATGTTTGTACCAACATG GAATCCGGCTGTTTCTTGAAGGAAAAAGGAGCAACAAACTAG